TGGAAGAATAAGCTGTTGAGCTTGTGAGTTGAAGGAGCCTTCTACCTCAATGCTGCAGCTACTCCCACAAACCAGCAGATAGGAGGCAATCCAGACATTTCTGGAGTCCCTGCTGCCCCGGTTCCCAGGCAAAGGGATATCTCCCTGTAatggtctacagcagtggttcccaacctttgagcctccaggtgttttggacttcagctcccacagttcctaacagccagtaacaCCCTTAGTCATGATAGCTAGCCATGAAAGACTCAAAAATTAATGGCATCTTGTTCAGCTGGCATCTTTTTCTTTCAGGGccgggctggtagcacaactgggtAATCAGCtacaataaatcactgccaaccgaaaggtggcaagtttgaagccTGAGTTGGGGTTGAGCGCCCAACTGTTACAgctgtttgaaaaaaaatagctgttaaaaaattgcccagctcactgtcgacctaagcagtttgaaaacagctgtgagctgtgaataGAAAAATCAGGAACTACTTAAAgcagggaggttaatttatgacaccataaaaatgccggagaagcaaggaggaaatactacaatCAAAAAGGCTCGGCGTCATAGTGgacgaagcgacagctccccctgtggccgaatcgagcaacctccaggatccgaagtggaagaactgctgaatggcctctgtctgtctgtatgtcttggaTGTCAaaaacgacattgaatgttttgccGTGTATTCGtatattgtgatccgccctgagtccccttcggggtaagaagggcggaatataaatactgtaaataaataaatacattcaacctgattccttccaaatgttttggagaaTTCCCACAATCCCCAACCGCGGAACTGGAGCCTCCAATATTTGGATGGGACCAAGTTGGGAGAAGCTGAGCTACAAACTGAACCAAAGACTGGTTGTTCCCTGTTACCACACCTGCCCCACTCTTACTGGTCAAGCTGCTAACATGTCATGGAATATGATCTATACCTCATTTGACTAGCTTAGTGTTTTCTTTAAGGTCCCACATTTCAcccctctgccaacctagctgggAAGGAATTGTACAGAATCAACCATTAGAACTCTGTAATTTCCGGATGTTCCATGtgactaaacttcccacacaaatcAGCAGCTGTGCTCCTTTTTATCTGCCTATaaacaaaatgttcaaaatctcaCTGAAAACTTATTTTTGAAAGGGAGTCATCACTCACTTGATGCTGCTTCATAAGTTCCTTTGTTGAATATTTGCTGTTTgcatgctgtgctctgccctgagtcccctccaagGCAAGAAGGGCGGATTATAAAtcctataaataaatgaatgtatgaataaataaataaataaaataagtcttGCTTCTTCTgtataaagagagcaaaatagtTAAATCAGAGGTTGGGGTTTTTCAAGCCAGAGATAATGCAGTTCCTCCTTATTCACCTTGGCAGGATGTTTGGACCCCCCAACTTTGCCCATATTTACTCAGAAAGtatcaaaacagacaataaaGCCCATAAAACAATAAccaacacacaagcatttaagataaaaaagaaaacagcacCCCGAGCCCTTAATTTAAAACACCACAATTATAATCCAACGCAGTCTAGAATAAATAAGTCTTTTATGTGTCTGGtaaaagccagctaagaggagtcCATGGTCACTCTCTCAGGGAGGACTCTGCAGGGGTGTGGAGACTTCACAGAAAAGGCCATACATTCCTCCAGCTTGTAATCCATGCTCTGTGATTACAGCCTTCTTATGAAAGAGGCAGCTATTTCCCTCTCAGAAAACTGATGCATGGGGCAAGCCTCCATGAGATATGCTCCCTCCCCAATTTCTACTGGTGCAGCCACCAATGGACAGAAATGGAAGGCATCAGACAAGCTGCAGCCAAAATAAGATCCCCAAATACAAGGAACTCAGTTCTTACCATTACCAGACCCTTCCAAATGCAGCTTGACTATAACTCCCTGTAGCCCTAGCCAGCACAGCCTATGGTGGGGAGTGCTCGAAGCTGCAGTTTAGCAATATACGGAAGGCCTCAGAACCTCAACCCAGAAGGAAGGCTCGAGATTTTCCAAACCTAGAAGAAGGGGTGCAGCCAGGTTCAGCTGGGCCCTCTGGCCcaggagcaggcctgtagcgaggggggtggtggttaggggttcaacccccccccccccccaatgtttcagattttgttaaaaaacctggtttactcatgaattttaactggttaaccaaatccccatgctaagtctatgagatgcaaaaaattaagagtccctccagaactgtaagcactatctcaagcaaacattgacaatttattcacactgtcatgacttgcagcaatagctgatgtagtgaagcaaccaagttggggtgtgtgtgtgtgttgaatgttctcattaaggaggccagacttggtggaggtggttgacaggggtggagctacaggctattgaaggctgctctgccgcctgctatgctctttgtttcagcatgagctaggaggcaggtttcaacaccccccgcgaaattttcaaaccccccccccccccaaaatttcaacccttcccgaattttttttctggctacagccctgcccaGGAGTCAccataacagaaagaaaaaagcatTAGAAACAGAATAATCAGGACAAGACTGGATGTAGAATCATTAAAAGTCACTGGGACCTAATCCTACATAAACACACCTATGGCAAAGGTGAACATTTGGACAATTGAGATGTTGACACTGAGCTGCATTCCAATCTTGAATAATGTCAATTTGGGAACCTAGACTTCATGTTAATTATCAGATGATAATTCTACCTCAGATAAATGAGATTCCAAAATAAACTGGTTGGGAGGGGATAATGGATTGAGGACTACTAGCAGTGATGCTGAGGATTTCTTATTCAATGTGGGTGCATTAAAGATGACATGCCAAGGACACAGGGCTGGTTTGGAGACCAGCTAAATGACCTTGAGGTACTTCTGAGTCCATGTTTCAAATGTCCTTCAAAGGAAGAGGGGTCCCCACTGAAGATTGGGTCATTTTtgccttcaatttatttatttatttaaaacttttatatcccaatcttcactacctctgtagagggactcagaccacctaacagcaaaaattcaatgctaacagtaaaaATCTCCAGAAGAAAGTACCAGAGTATGAGGCCCAGGAAAAATATCAATGCGCACTTACTGAGAATGAAGTAGATCCCAGTAGCTATCACCAGAATAACCACGATTCCTACGACGACGCCCACAATAAGTCCCATGTTGACTAAAAGATAAGAAACATACCTCTGTTCAGACAGGCACTTCAAAGCCACCACATGAAATCTCTGAAGCAGAAACATGGTGACTGAACCTCCCAACGCAATCCACTTCCTACAATTTTCCTTCCCCTCAGACTTCCTTCCCCTCAGTGGCAGCATTAAAGgctttagaaatacattttagttCTAAGAAGGTGCAATGTGTGTGCGCATATATTATTTTAGACCATATCCATGCATCCAAAGGCAGCAATTTTGCAGTATTTTTCTGCATTCCTTCTGACAAATATGAACTCATACTTTCAAGAATTGTTCTTCCGCCTCATTTATCAAACATCTCACCATCCTGAGGGGTGCGTCTCCTCCTTTTCACACCTAAACATGTTCACAGAGTCCCTCAAGTCTTGCCTATGTCAGCCACTGCAGGAGAGcattcatctcccagaatcctcccaCTGACCAAAATTcacctcccagaatcctccacttgcaccaccacccacccaccccacccccaatctCTCACCGCCAGGCTCTTCGTAGGCCAGGACCAGAGGCTTTGGCAGGCTAGCATGATCCAGGTGGCACCGGTAGAGGTCCCTCTCTTTGGGGTCAATGTCGATGCTGAGCCAGGTGTGGTAGGTCCCATCTGAGTTGGGAGCAATGTTCCCACGGAAGGTCTCATGGTCCATGTTCTGCTCCCCCTTTTTCCAGGTGGCATCGATCTCTCTGGGGTAGAAGCCGTGGGCCTGGCAGATGAGGGTCTCCAGGCCATCGCTGGCTTCCTTGAGGCTCACCTTCCCCACAGGGCGCTCTGGAAGGAAACAGCAAAATGAGGAACAATACTTCAAAACTTTTGAATAAGTAGTATACAGTTAGATTACTTTGCAGAGGTTGTTCTTTGTGAACTGCCTCAGATCCAACTGATGATTACAAATGTAATGCGGTCTTAGGAGAGTAATGCCTCCAAAGACAATGAAACTGTAATTCTTTGGGACCTGGGGATTATTTCATCCTTTGAGGGgcttcaattttaattttagcaaaggaagataaacaaaaATGGTGTGAAGGCAGGACAAGACTTTCTCATTCTGAAGTCGGCTCACTTCAATAGTCCCAGGGTGGAGTGTCACGttggttgctgttgtgtgccttcaagtcatttctgacttacagcaatCTGAGGTGAAGCCCTCACAGAGATTTCTTGGCAAAATATATTCAGAGTTTCACCTTTGCCCATTTGCTGAGGCTGGGAAAATGTGACTCACCCACTATGATACagtgtcctaacctactgcatctgcgCATGATTTGGTAACTGCACTGTGGCAGATAGAAAGGAACTCCAAAGGATTACCatttctgcacagagaatcattggttgccctctctcctctctttggaagaactttatcaGTTctgcagccttaagaaagctcagagcactCTTGGGGATTCATTTCACctggcatttttttttaattattgccatctggcagatggtatgaGGTGACAAAGATAAGGACaaacagatagaatcatagagtgggaagagaccttgtgggcaatccagtccaaacccctgccaagaagcaggaagatcacattcaaaaattgagagatagcttttatcgtAGAGCTGTGGTTATGTTGAACTACATGGTTTCACATTCATGTGGCATGGGGGGCTGTGCAGTAGTGGTTGGAGGATGGAGGTATTATTTTGTGGTGTGTTGGAAAAGGAATTTAATTCTGTTGTGCAacagtacaatgacaataaagccaTTCTATTCTATACATCTTTTTATGGGGAAAAGCAAAAGTATGAATTTGTAGGGAAGGGGGCTATGGGGTCAAATGTTCTGTCCTCCATGGCAGGACCCCTCACTCTTTAACTCACCCACAGGACTCACCTGTCCTCAGCAGTGTTTCCTTCCCATAGTCCAGGTATTTTTGCAGCCACTCAATGCAGATATTTTCCAGGTAGATCTTGTCGCGCTGGCCTTTATTTGTCTCCCTCTCCCACCTCCTCTTGGTGATCTCGGCTGGGACATCAACTGCCGTCCAGGTGAGTGTCTCCTTGTCAAAGCTGAGGAAGTCCACCCCATCATAGGCACACTGATCATACCCTCCTTTGCTCCCATCTCTTCTCAGCTCACAGCCGTACATGTTCTGCCAGGTGTGAGCCCCTGGAAGAGACCCACAGATGAAAGGTGGCAGTTGCCTAAGCAGAGGGAGGGAACAGCCTCTCCCTCCATGCACCAAAAATGGGATCAGGTAGAATGGTTTTTCTTATTTTACCTAAGACTGAAGAAAGAGTCAGAGGAACTCAAAGAAATTTGGTCATCACTGATGAATGGATGTAACAAAACATTTTATCTTATTAACCACTATATTTTCCAAGGTGTTTCTGTATCCCAGTGAAACTCTCCAGCACACATCCTCTAGCCTCCTCCTTGGGACATTATGTTCCCCATTATTCCCTCCTTCCATGCAGACTGAcccctttgcatttccccctcccccttctaaATCCCTTCATGGAGACGCCAGGGACACACCCCACAGCTCCTAATGGACAGAAAAGACTattttgccttctttgcctccGTCTTTTCACAAAAAGAATGTCATTatcaacctcagcaacatggagtgGATGAAGTATTAAGGGAAATCCAActccaaatagggaaacaagtagtccaggaatacctggccactctaaatgaattcaagcccCCTGGGCCCGATCAAATAGATCCAAGAATATT
This genomic interval from Anolis sagrei isolate rAnoSag1 chromosome 2, rAnoSag1.mat, whole genome shotgun sequence contains the following:
- the LOC132765326 gene encoding class I histocompatibility antigen, F10 alpha chain-like yields the protein MGLLWPLLGWACLCLSLLGGPALALPKGTAAPAMTPGASSHSLHYFNMGMTESSPGLPHFVTVGYVDGQPFYYYDSETRKAMPRVPWIEKVEETDSQYWVEQTQVSQSTEAVFRANLAIAQQRYNQSGGAHTWQNMYGCELRRDGSKGGYDQCAYDGVDFLSFDKETLTWTAVDVPAEITKRRWERETNKGQRDKIYLENICIEWLQKYLDYGKETLLRTERPVGKVSLKEASDGLETLICQAHGFYPREIDATWKKGEQNMDHETFRGNIAPNSDGTYHTWLSIDIDPKERDLYRCHLDHASLPKPLVLAYEEPGVNMGLIVGVVVGIVVILVIATGIYFILRFIIRPSCLGGDSGQSTACKQQIFNKGTYEAASTSDKSSDSSVQA